One segment of Ignavibacteria bacterium DNA contains the following:
- a CDS encoding LysM peptidoglycan-binding domain-containing protein, producing MICAACTYLGRTWLLTMLLVCMVMVAPIVSTSSPSGNPPPSVAIPDSARQRPVFPDEFSDLDEETSTAGEWDPEITANLERARRRYLKALSLVEQKDTALAAEQFEAAIAQLNNLASYPKIEENVDFTDLVQAVIEDYEAYVQNIDNLDENSSVFILRDRLFEEIDAQRPTVETITIPKPEPPSSIPETTIPLTYNDAVQKNIDFFTARPLGKKFMRISLERTGRWNSMIHRIAAEEKMPPEIANLAIVESGLNPNAFSRARAMGMWQFMQPTGEEYDLDVTYWIDERRDPEKSTRAAMRFLRDLYNDLGDWHLALAAYNCGGGNVRRAIRKSGLENPNFWQIQAFLPRETQQYVPRFIATSLISSNRDQYGFSDDSLNFHPSYEYETVKISEPVQLSVLATCADVAKDSLAKLNPELVRGSTPPAGTYELKLYPGTADMFRKRFALLSEQEKRPWVNHTVTRGETLASIAKRYGVSGSQIAEVNGLSGYKTKLRRGSILRVPITSRVTEPSEGKEMGQATTSPDILPMDKGAKPATKPAIVSEPEVVSRKASPENRVTYAVRSGDNLSSIARRFGVRIADIRNWNDLPYDHENIRVGDTLIVSITDAPKTGSPSVERLAVTRTVRHTVRKGETLTELAESYETTPDRLRELNGMKKSGALKAGSTIDVETSLPKSKVAQIQEPKPTPVPPIKVPARYTVRSGDTLIEIADRFGLSVESLQAKNPSLRKSTNVRKGQTLKLR from the coding sequence AATCCACCGCCTTCCGTTGCCATTCCGGATTCAGCCCGCCAACGTCCGGTCTTTCCAGACGAATTCAGCGACCTTGACGAAGAAACGTCAACCGCCGGTGAGTGGGACCCGGAGATCACCGCTAATCTTGAGCGCGCCCGCCGGAGATACCTCAAGGCACTCTCTCTTGTAGAGCAGAAGGACACCGCGCTGGCAGCGGAGCAGTTCGAAGCCGCCATTGCGCAACTGAACAACCTAGCGTCATACCCTAAGATCGAAGAGAATGTTGACTTCACAGACCTCGTACAGGCTGTGATCGAGGACTATGAAGCCTACGTCCAGAACATCGACAACCTTGATGAGAACTCTTCGGTGTTCATTCTACGCGACAGGCTCTTTGAAGAGATCGATGCTCAGCGGCCAACCGTGGAGACGATAACAATACCAAAACCCGAGCCCCCTTCGAGCATACCGGAAACGACGATACCGCTGACCTACAACGATGCAGTTCAGAAGAACATCGACTTCTTCACGGCTCGGCCATTGGGCAAGAAGTTCATGCGCATCTCCCTTGAGCGCACCGGCAGGTGGAATTCTATGATCCACCGCATTGCTGCCGAAGAAAAAATGCCGCCCGAGATCGCCAATCTGGCCATCGTGGAATCCGGTCTCAACCCAAATGCCTTCTCCAGGGCCCGCGCAATGGGTATGTGGCAGTTCATGCAGCCAACGGGCGAAGAATATGACCTAGATGTGACCTATTGGATCGACGAACGCCGCGATCCGGAGAAGTCTACCCGAGCCGCGATGCGCTTCCTTCGGGACCTCTACAATGACCTTGGAGACTGGCACCTAGCTCTTGCAGCATATAACTGTGGAGGCGGAAATGTCCGCCGTGCCATCAGGAAGTCGGGCCTCGAAAACCCGAATTTCTGGCAGATCCAAGCCTTCCTTCCGCGCGAGACCCAACAGTACGTTCCAAGGTTCATTGCCACCTCATTGATCTCCTCAAATCGGGATCAGTATGGCTTTTCCGACGACTCGTTGAACTTCCATCCGTCGTATGAATACGAGACGGTGAAGATCAGTGAGCCCGTTCAGTTATCGGTGCTGGCAACCTGTGCAGATGTAGCAAAGGACTCCTTGGCCAAGCTCAATCCGGAGTTGGTGCGCGGCTCAACGCCACCCGCTGGAACCTATGAGTTGAAGTTGTACCCGGGGACAGCCGATATGTTCAGGAAGCGGTTTGCACTGCTGAGTGAACAAGAAAAACGTCCATGGGTCAATCACACCGTTACCCGAGGTGAAACCCTTGCTTCCATCGCAAAGAGATACGGGGTTTCCGGTTCCCAGATCGCGGAGGTCAACGGCCTCAGCGGCTACAAGACCAAACTTCGCAGGGGAAGCATACTCCGTGTTCCGATCACATCTCGTGTTACGGAACCGTCCGAAGGCAAGGAGATGGGTCAGGCAACCACGTCTCCGGACATCCTGCCGATGGATAAAGGTGCTAAACCTGCAACCAAACCAGCGATCGTCTCAGAGCCAGAGGTTGTAAGTCGCAAAGCATCGCCGGAGAATCGCGTTACGTATGCTGTGCGTTCCGGTGACAATCTTTCGTCGATCGCACGACGTTTCGGCGTCCGTATTGCCGACATCAGGAACTGGAACGATCTGCCGTACGACCACGAGAACATTCGAGTGGGAGACACCCTCATCGTATCGATCACGGATGCCCCAAAGACAGGAAGTCCGTCTGTTGAGCGTTTGGCAGTGACGCGCACTGTACGCCACACCGTCCGTAAAGGCGAGACGCTCACCGAGCTGGCTGAATCCTATGAGACCACACCCGATCGGCTCCGCGAACTCAACGGGATGAAGAAATCTGGCGCTCTCAAAGCCGGCTCAACCATTGATGTGGAGACATCACTGCCAAAGAGTAAGGTAGCCCAGATCCAGGAGCCAAAACCGACCCCTGTGCCTCCGATCAAGGTCCCAGCCCGCTATACCGTTCGATCCGGAGACACCCTCATCGAGATCGCAGACCGCTTCGGACTGTCCGTTGAATCCCTTCAGGCCAAGAACCCATCCCTGCGCAAGTCTACGAACGTGCGCAAAGGCCAAACGTTGAAGCTCCGTTAA